taagatcctgcgcgagcgcggcctaaccggcatctgaagggaagcggcggaaatgtataccggagatttcgaccacctggggtctttaacgtgcacctaaatctcgagcgttttcgccatcatctaaaatgcggctgccgcatttgttgcttcatttgttgcacatttgttgcttcagaatacggccgccacattctcgcccaaaacttcacagagtgtcaaagccttgacaaacaccgtgacagttttttccatatgcagacatgagtCGCTGTAAAtgaccaaccaaacggaagcgcccaggaatgaaattgtgatagtagcaccggtttcatgaattatgtcagcgcgaagcgacgaaaacaaaggacgggtaagtgggggggggggggggggttgcggaaaaaatttcggggggggggggttgaaacccccccacccccccccccccccccccctggctacgccactgatacaCACACCTGGTCTGGACCCCAGGACACGCGTCCCTGGAGAGCAACATGCAGGCACATGCTTCAGCCAACGAGCACACGTATCAGACTGCCCTACATCCAGGTGACCGTGTCCCAGTGAATCCATTAGAACCAGTACCACAGCACTACACAGACATCCTAAGTCACTACTGTCTAACCCCCCCCCAGCCGATGATACCCATTACCGCACCCCACCCTTATGCGAGAAGGAACAGTTACGCTTGAGCAACTGCagacaaacacatatccacatgaAACACTCCTCCATGCCATGTTCCCTTCACAATATGCCAATCAGTGCAAACTCTACAGCACCCTGCACACTATCGCATATGATGTGGGAATGCCCACATGCCCAATCCACTACCACTCAACTGTCAACCTACCATTGAGCAGTGGGGGCACTAGTTGACCAGCACCCACCCGAATGACCAGTGCAAGCTGGTGGACTAGGAGAAGACGATGGCTTGGCGCCAAGGCTTCCTGGACTATGGGAGGTTTCCCACCATAGGACGACAACAATCGTCTgctcaataaaagtttattcatcatcatctgccttgTATTTCACACTGACCCTTAAATCATAACATAACTAATATCTGTCATTCTGAAGAAAGCAAACATAGAGAGGCACAATCTAGTTCTGACagcagttcaaggaagtgagcAAAAAATGTTGATGCTAAGTTACATGTGAAGCAAAGCCAACGCTTTGCAGTATATATGTTGCATGCTGTGAGCATAAGATTAAAATTCAggggttttgcatgccaaaaccatgattttattatgaggcacgccgtagtgggggactacgtaATAATTTAGAGTCTAGACCATCTGGGGTtttttgacgtgcacccaatgtatggcacacgagcatttttgcatttcgcctgcatcgaaatgcagctgccgcagccaggatttgatccagtgaccttgtgcttagcagtgaAAAGCCAaagccacaaagcaaccacgtCGGGTAAGCACAAGATTCATTCAAACTTTGTGGTGGATACAATTTGTCATAATATACAGCGAAAGGTGCAGGCTTTGGCGGTGCCCAGGTCAATATTTAAAACATAGGATGCAGACAGTTTGTATACAAAATAGCGTATCTACACTTGAACCCATACAGGCCAGAGTATTTCAAGGTAGCATTCTTGGCCCTCTTCTCTTCAACGTGTATATGAATGATACTACAAGTCCTCATGTGAATTACataatatatgcagatgacaacATTATTCCGTAATGATAGCTCTCATTTGTTCCGGTCAATTTTTGAAACAGCACTTGATCACCTGCACATATGGAGCACATTAAATTCATCAGAAATTAATTGCAAcaaaacaaataattttttttcagcttaAACAATCAGTCTCCGTGCTTACTACagccgaatctcgataattcgaactcgaaggggcccgaaaatttgttcgaattaaaagaaggacttatttttgtagtatttgtgcaccatagcacgatgtatGTACGAACGGTGCAAGTCGTGAAATGCGGCGCGCAAGCATGTAGGGAGTGAGGGCCACAAAACCGCCCACGCCGgacaacgctcgcttcccgataacggcagaaaacgaaacttgagGGAGCGGGCGGCCAGCGACGTGCGCGCGCGGAGACCGTTGAAGGTGAAGGAGGTggcagagaagcggatttggccttggcaatgccgtcgcttcggtggctcccctccccctccctctcaactccctcgtagctcctccaccgactgtctccgtgcgcacccgccggcctggcgccagcgtggcctgctccctgaagtttcgtgttctgccgttatcgggaagttggccggactgggcctccaccgCTGCTtcgctctgcgccgcagccgcagtgTTGGCTGAGATGTCAGCACGCAGACGCGCGTTGTGAggtacctccgagactcccacgacCACTttgccagccgcccgacagatggcagcacctgtctggtaTTCTCCTGTTTTCCCGCTTTGAGCTTGTAGAGGAGAGCAGAGTCACTGTcagtgtctgccccgctgccatatAGAACTGTTCTCTTGAGTCGCGCCACTGACCTCCACTAAAAAGGCTTCccctagtggagatcagtgagtcgcgctcgcgcgcgctagcCCTTGTATTAAACATGCCTtaccaacattaataaagacgtcgacctccgtcgacgttactgccttcgtgcccaggttcgagcatctcgccccagcctcgccctcacatttgGTGCAGTCGACCAAGAATCTCGCCTCGCCGTTCACTCACGCCGTGCTGCCGCTCGCGCTAGGCTCTACCTCCTTGCTCCCGCCAAGTAAGCGCCATGCCGGGATTGAATTGGGCCGAAGTCGACGctgccaccgtcgcatgcttcagcACCGAGTTTCTGCAAACCGAGCTCATTCGCCGCAGAATCGACACTACCGGGTCAAGAGACGACCTgattcaacgtttgacagcgtgcctGGAGGAAGCTCGTGCAGCGATTCCGAAACAAGCACCAAGACCGGCCTCGTCGCCAGTTTCCTTGACCAGAGTGCAGTTCCCTGCCTTGCCCCTTCCTCTGACGGTTTATCAAGCAATTCCAGGCGCAACCTAGCAAGTGTATGCGCCTGCCTCGTACGTCCCACTGCCAACGTGGTCCTACCCCACGCAGCTGCTCGTTTGCGACGCCGCAGCCGTGCCAACGCATGAAGTTTTTTCGCCGCCACAGGAACCACAGCCTTTTGTAACAACACCCATTTGTAACGGCTCCGCGGTACCCCACGCCACCATTTGGAGTGCCATTTTCGCCAATGTCGTCACCGCAGTACCAGGCCCCTTCCTTGCCACAGCCGAGAGTGACAACCATGCCCGACGTATCGTCTACCCTGCCATTGTTCGAGAACTGCCACAAGCAAAGTGCACGTTTGTGGATTCAGGAGATTCAACGCACGCAACAGCTAACTTCGTGGTCACCAGAAACAACCCGCCTCATCGCAGCAAGCAAGTTGAGGCACTGCGAAAAACTGGCACCTGACTCTTGGCGCACAGTTCCTGACTTGGGATACGTGGCGTAAAGCTTTCCTGGGTGCATTCGCCGATGAGCTGACTCTACTGCAATGGTAGCAGCAAATTATGTCCCAAGTACAGTCCAGCTCTCAGTCACTTCGCTACTATGCCTATGCAAAGCTTCGAGTAATCAAGAAATGTCCAGTGCCACTGACGGAGCTCTCTCAGAAGGTGGAACATCTCCTGCACGTCATTCAGTGCCCGGGAACCGCAACAAGCATAGCAGCGCAATGCCCATCGTCAGTATCCAGCTTTATTGATATATGCACCCAGCTTGACAGGGCAATGCAACATATGCAGACCGCAAGCAACCCGGCTGATCGTCCTGAGCAGACTCTTCGTAGTCAATATAACGGTACTACGCCTTCCAGACAAGTCTCTTCTGCATCGTTAATGCCTTCAATGGCACCTCCAACAATCGGCAGTTTCAAGCACAGCCGTGTGCCCCCGTCCCACCCTGCGAGTCTTCCACATAACCGTCGCATAGCAGATCTACGGCCTGCTGAGAAGGAAGCTCGGTACTTGGCTCTGTCACAGCGTTATGGTGTCCCTGCGTTTCGCCCAGGATAGTCattgagcgaagctgtttacttCAAGTGTCAAGAAAAGGGCCACCTAGCATCGAAGTGCCCAACAAAGCAAGAGACTGTCACACAGCAGCCAGCCACAGCTTCAACATCACTTCATGCACCAGCCCCTGCGCTGCACACAAGCCCTTTGGAAGGCGTACATGGCTCCCATCTAGAGTGTTCATTCTTTACAGCTGACATTGCACTCTTGGGCTCCTACGACGCCTTCCCGGACACAGGGTCCAAGATAACTACAGTGACCAAGTTTGCAATCAAGAATCTTCCACTGATGCCCTGGACACGCGAGCCCCTAACCGTTGTTGGTGGGTCAAGCGTGCATCCAGCAGGCACGGTCTGCCTTAAGATTACAGTGGGCCCCATAACAGCTCTAGTGGAAGCCGCTGTGATCACCAATAATGTCTTGCCGGTGATACTGGGTGAAGATTGGTTTTGTGCCAGCAATACAAGACTTTTGTTCGAGCCTCCAAATCCAGCCAAAATCCACCATCTGGCCTCTGGTACAGTCATACAGGCGCACCAGAAGCTGTATCCACGTGCCTCATGCGCAGTAATTCTTCGGCAGTCTTTCCTAGCTCAATGTACTGAAGTGCCATGTTCAGGTTCGGGCGCTAAGAGAAAGATGGAAACAGCAGAAGCTAAACAGGAGGCTGAGGTCTAAATTAACGAAAATCAGCAAAGAGATCGAAGAACACTCCAGAAAGTTGAAtgcgcagcaatgggacgaggtgtGTAATGAGGCAGATTGTAAAATGAGAAGGGGGTAGCGAGTGGAGCCTTCTCAAGAACCTCTTCGCCGACAGCAACAAACCAACCAAGAGTAATGCTCAACTAACGATCGAAAGGCTCATTCATCTTCACACGAAAGAAGGCACGAGTCCGCGGGACTTTGCTGACACCCTGGCAGACATCTACTTGCCAGTAGAGTGCAAATCTGTCCCGTGGGACTACCCGACACGCGAGTACAAGGGGACACCTCAACTCTCGCTGGATCGTCCTTTCGAAGTTTCGGAGATTGTGCATGCCCTTTACGACCTAAACGGACGCTTGGCCCCCGGCCCAGATGGACTAACAAACAAACTACTCAGAAATCTACATGACAAAGTAATACAGATCATTACGAGCAAAATTAACGAGGTATGGGCTGAAGGCTGGGTGCCAGACGAATGGTGAACTGCCAatgtagtcctcatccccaaacctggAAAACCACTCCATGCAGGGAATCTgagccccatctcccttacgtcatgcctcgggaaggtcgcggaacatgccatccacaatagaattggagagcacaTTGAAGAAAACGGCCTACTCCGCCACAATCTCATAGGCTTCAGAACATCACTATCCACACAAGACGCCATGTTACTCATCAGGAGCGCCgtcatagacaacaaatccagggatGTAAAAGGCATCCTGGCGCTCGACCTAACAAAGGCCTTCGACACGGTCAGGCACGAACACATCCTCAACGAAATCTCCATTTCTGATCTCGgagtaaatttccacaattttgtaagatcgtttttggataaccgaacggccaccataaacgtcggacaaatcggaagcagaaagcacatgctaggtaacattggcaccccgcaagggtcagtgcttacgccgcttcttttcaacataGCAATGCACAATATCGCAAACGAACTCTCGAAAGTCCCGGGggtagggcacgcgatttacgcggatgacatcaccatttggtccacAAGCGggcccgctaggcactctggagcagaacATACAGCAAGCATTGGGcaccacggaagctttccttacaaacacgggactgaagctctcccccaacaaatcagagcttctcctatgcaaacaaggccccaggcagagacagccccttagctccctccccgttcacctacacaccagggacggaggaaacatccccaggtgtaacacaattaaggtcctgggcatggtcattggggcttacagcaatgacaacgcggaggcactaaaacgcatcgcaaagagcacccacaacttcaccagggtcatatcacaGGTCGCCAGCACAAcggacggactgaaagaggacaacctcgTGAAAGCATTTCCCGCCTTCCTAAGGCTCCCTAGAAACACAAGCACAGAATGACTtccaattggggctacacaacacggcaaccgaactctttgaagcacagcgaaacgcccaaattagtcggctctcactcacaagggcgggcatcgagatattactagaagcaggcATACAACCCTTCTTCACgccaccagagaagtcgcaactatgcacaaatgccaagaggtcaataaccgttgatccaatcccaagaaacatacacccaacccacaacgaagggcggagaaaagcgagagcgaaggcaatccttgacaacatcaaacgtaacgaaacgcaagtccccTTCGTTGACAAGGCCAGATAATGCAATCGAGGTGCCTatgcggtctctgtggtggatgcccatggctcactcgtcaatgcagccacggtggttaccaatttccctcacgaagcagaagaaacggccatcgcggtggcccttcgaagctgcaaaggagcctccgtcatttactcggactcaagaacagccattagaatcttctcggcggccctcgtttctaggaaagcagctacggttgtgaacaaaatattcttcaaagaaacgggaggagacaacctcacgtccccacacatcacatggttcctggcccacatgggcaacatttccggacctcctgactgtaatccaaacaagcgggcacaccaactggcgcgacagtccgccccctcgcttcaacccatcCTGGAGGGATCTAAACAAGgacccgcttgtatcataccatgaaatcacttcaaatcataggttagcactaagtatttttcctcctcctcaccaaaacctcaaaaaagcacaggccatcACTTAGCCAGTTGCAGACTAgaacatacatcacaccaacactaagcaggatcaatcctgaccttccaACTGAACGCCCACACTGTGGCCACGAATACAataacttcgaacacatgctctggctgtgccctgccaacgcgggcacggactttcctgaccagtcctcctgggactcagtgctcagaagcacagagctcatcgctcagctcaaagCTGTCCGGAGGGCCTgcgccgtcgccgaaggactcttctaccggccccgacctgggtggagccaccggactGATTGGCGGGGcttccggccccgctttaattctttctcctcaggacctaaataaaatccgtactcactcactcaggtGGTCTCCAGGAAGCACCTCTCCCAGGAATGGAGCCCCTTTGGAAGCCTTTGTGTAAAAGCCTGCCAGAACAAGCCACTGTTGCTCCAGAAGGTACAGTAGCCATAACAATTCATCCTGACCTTCCTCCCGTTTTTGCTGCAAAGGACCTATCAGAGATgcagcaagtagccctggctacgGCCCTTTCAGATCATCATCTCACATTTGCTCGTGATGAGGATGACATCGGCCATTTCCAAGGTGTTGAACATTGCATAGACTTAGTGCCCGATGCCGTGCCGTACAGCCGAAGTCCATGTCGACTTGCCTGTCTTTTTGCATTGCTAGTgttgtactttttctttttcttctccagTTGTGTAAGCAGCAACCGCTCATTATTATCTGTCCTCCGCAAGGCCTCCCCAGAAAATCAGCCATCATGGGTAACTAAGTTAGAGGAAGCAGCATTCGCTGTAAACACTACACTCGATACAAGCACTGGCTTCAGTCCATTTGAGCTACTCTACGGGTACATCCCAAGGCTACCAGCGGAACGCTACCAGCCAGTGAGCAACTCTTCGCTCAAAGATGGATCTCTGGATGTCCAAGCACATCGTACTGAGGCCATGGCTAACTGCGAAGAAGCTCAAGATCGCAGGAAGAACTTCTATGACGGAATGCATTGTCCGCATACGGTCAGTGTTGGTGATTTTGTGTGGATCCGTCACCAACAACCTGTGCTTAAAGGGCTTGAGAAACTGTCCCCTCGCTTCAGAAGCATCTACTGCCTAGCAGAACGTCTTACGCCTGCCACATTTAGGGCCATCCAGGTTTCAAGTCCGTCCACCAGGCACTCTGCTCAGCCAAGAACAGTGCACGTTTCACAACTGAAACGTTATGTGCCGCCACTGCCTGGTGAAGTGCCTGGAAGACACAGTGTCAATTTTGTCGTCGTCCTCTGAACAAGATTCACCTTCGTGCCCTCAGCAGTGCGAACCGCCCAGCCTGCAGCAATCAACCGGCAGTGTGTCACGTAGCTCAGAAACTGCATCTACTGTGCCGCTGAACGATCGGCGCCCAGTCAGACAGCGCAGACTGCCCACCCATCTTCAGGACTATTCAGTGGACTTTTGAAAGTGCTGTGCTTGTGCCCCTTGCAATTTCTTTAGAGTTTTTCATTGCCTGATTTTGGCTTTAATCCATGTAGAACATTTATTGCCTTGCCTCGTCTGTTGCTATTTGCCTGTCACATGCCTCTGTTTTCCTTCCTCACCTATTCATGCCTAGTATTGCCATACATTGCCCGTTGTCCATGTCTAGCGTTTTCTCCCCTTTGCCTAGCCTTAGTTCACACTTGTAATCAAAGAGGACTTTGATCATAAAACTGGGGCCGGATGTGAGGTACCTcagagactcccacgtccacttcgccagccgcccgacagatggcagcacctgtctggcattctcccccgttttcccgcctttagcttggagaggAGAGCAGAGTCAGTGTCTGCCCCGCTGTCATGTAGGACTGTTCTCTTGAGCCCTTGTATTGTTTAGTATGCCTtaccaacattaataaagacgtcgacctgcgttgacattactgccttcgtgcccagccacgagcatctcgccccagcctcgtcCTCACAGTGTTCCAGCTCGACGGATAaacggtgaccttgccatttgagagtgaaattaccaccgcattttttttttcgtttcctttttcaccgcacggcgttgaggggtctcttctaagcttttgctttatggtgGTGTCGGAGAAATGCAGGAAGGAGGTGCCGCCgcgatttggcgtgctgctgagggCATTGTCAGTGTgtcgtatgttcaaattaaccgtcacaaatgctttcgcgttcgaattaccgggcgttttcgcccataggaatacacataactttgacgggaccacagcgtcagttcgaattaacgagattcgactgtaccaCATTTACACTTGGTCAGTCTGTCATAGAAGTTGCCGATTCGGTTAAAACACTTGGTGTACATTTCCATCATATTATGTCATGGAATATTCAACTCACTAGAGTATAGACGAATATCAAGATGTGTGGGTATGCTTGCTAAATTTGAATTTTTCCAACAGCGGTAAAGCTACACATAGATAATACATTATTCTTCTCATATTAGTTACTGTATTATTCAGAGCAAAACAATGCTAATCAATCTTAACAAGATGCATGTACTTCAGAAGAAAGCGATCCGCCATATAGCTAATGTCAGACGGACTTAAACCAGATGCACACACAGACAGAGGACATTTTCACAGTTCCAGCTAGTCCATAACGTGTACACCTGTTTAGCTAAACACTACATACAGGAAATTTCTAGCATTGGCAACATATACAACTCATTGTTCAATCAATCAAAACATTGCTTGAGGTCATCTCTACTGCGAAATGTTTCATTTTCTCTGACTACTTAAGGAGACCAAATGATTCGGCATTCTCTTTCCGTTTTATTGAAAATCTAAACTACACTAACCTAAAAATTTTCTTTGTCACACTTGATTGATTGGATACCTACTTCAATTTAGATTTgctacatatttttttcttttttgtccttttGTTGAATGGCTGATATTTATTCTTGCGATCTATATATAATGCATTTACTTTAATATAGTGCGTAGCTGATGCGATTAAATATCTGCATGATTACATTGTCCTAAGCCATTTATCAAATCAAGGGGTGTATATACCTCTCTGATTGCATGTTACTCAAATTATAAATTCAAACCAGTGTTTTCTGTGTCCTTGAgatgaattctggagttttacgtgccgacaccacgatttgattatgaggcacgccatagtgggagactccggattaattttgaccaccaggagatcttCAACACGCCCCCGACGCATgagacatgggcgtttttgcatttcaccccatcgaaataaggccgccacgaccgggatttcatcccgcgaccttgtgctttgCAGCAcggcaccatagccactaagccactgcAGCGGGTGTTTTCTGTGTCTGAATTGCCATGTAAAGGGGGCCCGAATGCCTGTCAAGCAAGTTTATTTCGCTTTTAGTTCGAGCCTCcctccattttttttaaatggAGAAACAAATTGTTCTTGTACACTTTTATTTCCTGATAGgcaaataaaaataatacagGCTTTGGGTGTGCCCAGGTCATTTCATAATAGGTGAATAAAAATTGATCCTCTTCGAACCAGATGAATTCCTGAAAGTTGAAGGAAACAACCAGTGAATGCCTAGTGTTGCCATTTGATGACACAAtgcaacatcctttaaaataaCACATGAAATGAAAGGCCAATTAACATAGCCCAATGCTTTAGCTTGTGGATTTAAAACATGCACTGACAATGTTTAAGTGCAATCTGAAATACACCACTTGCACTTCATGAAATTTTGTTACCAAGTCCTGCACATATTGCCGCAGTAGGCTGCTCAATATACAGATGAACCAAGATTGCTGGTGCATGTCAATTTAAAAAGAAtgtgcaaaaatgaaaaaaagtaaaaaacaaaaactaTTCAGTACTATTAAAAGGTGAAATGTGTTTTCGCAAGCATCAGACATGCTTTCAGTAATTTTGTGTGCATGAACTTTGTGCACTTAAGAGTTTATAGTAGCTACTGCTGTTCCATTGAAGGAGCATTCTGAAAGTCTGCCACACCCACTGGCTTATATATGATGTCACTGTTTTTTAGCAATATTTCCTGCAACTTGGAATAAACTGAACAGGTGACTTTTCGGTTACTGTTGTCACCAAGTCTCATTTGAACGCGGGAAGTGTGTTGCGAGGTATGAAAAATTGAAACTACACTATGAACTATAGTCGCAGGGTTAAAAACCAGCATACATTGCCCTAGCAGCATTACCTGTCACCAGCTGAACTCCTGTGTAATTTGAGCTAGTacagtaatgttttttttttttttttgctgcatgcATATGAAGTAATCAGTGtgtgcagatatatatatataactattttttttttcatttttaagtaGAGTGATATTAAGTTTAAAGAGTAGTTTAGATATAACACTTCCTCGTAATAAAACAACATGCAAGGTGCCCAAAGCATCCCACCCTGTATCACCTCATGTCCAAATACAGTCACAAATGTTTCAAGCATTCGAGGAGTCTTCCAGCATGAATAATATGAAACCATGTCGGTACTCTTTTTTGCAGTACAATTATAGGTACAGTGCTCATGGATTGAAACGTGACACTGCAAGCGCGTGGCCACCGGTACATGCAGCGGTGCCCATGGAAGCAAAGTGTTGCATTGTGGTACACTGAGGGTGAGAGCGTTTTGAGCGTAGGCTTACTGCTTCCGGTTATCAATGAGCGGGACTGTGCTTCCTCGCAACACCAGCGGAGCGCTGCAAACCTGGTGCACTGGAGAGCGCTTGTGTGTCTACGGCAGTTGCTCAGCGGTGCGCGCAGAATGGCAGAGGCTGGCGGCGTGCTCTACCTTTGCAACCAACCTGTACGACAGTCTGCCACACAGAATGGCTACCGTCATGGCCGTGAGAAAAGAGCCGACAAAATACTAATACTCCATATTACACGTAAATGTGTCTGCGatcgagtcttttttttttatagaagtTTACATTCTGGAATAAAGTTTGCTATTTCTTTGCGCAGACGTTCGTTTTATTCAGATGATCGTAatggcatacctgccaacctcaacaCTTTCACattcgtaaactcgcgaccgggGGGGGGAGCAAAGGAATCCTGCTGCAGggtacgacttcaaacacacttggCAGTACTGATCGAGTCTAGTCGcaatcgaggaggctatggtctaGTACTAACGAGGCAtcgagcacgccatcacacttcgcagcagctacggctacaaaacaccagagtgccggagtcgcactgcgcccaatgcagcagcacgtcgcacacacacacaaaaaaaagtgaggcccacaaaacaggtcatactcgcgaaaaaagcctagtGAAGGTGAAAGGCGAGACGACAAGCCACAGCCTCCAAtacagaaactgtgcctgccgcatcgacccgaaatcgccgtcgCCTCTGGGGTGGGtctctatgttgagagtaacgacaaccagtgaaGTCCGGCCGTCGTCAGGTCGTCCAAcaacccgatgacgaaggcaacgtcagagtgaaaaatgtcctttctctgcagacaataaaggttACGGCGCACACCCCCATCTCTATGCGTCCCTATGTAAGTGGCATCCCCGCCCACCACCAGCAACGGTGCGACTCTattagaatttaaaaaaaataatttcgcgaatataaccacttttccgtaaacactgagccgacattcgtaaaatcgtaagacgggtccaaattcgtacattttacggaaaatttggaagagttggcaggtatggtaATGGTACCTCACTTGCAcagcacatgtgcagcatcgGAAGGGCACGCGTAACAAGAGCGCGCGAGCAGACAATGTTGCCAAATCGACGGCGAGCACCGCCGAGCAACTGCTGTCAGCACACAAGCGTGCTCCAGTGTGCCAGGCTTG
The DNA window shown above is from Dermacentor silvarum isolate Dsil-2018 chromosome 1, BIME_Dsil_1.4, whole genome shotgun sequence and carries:
- the LOC125942720 gene encoding uncharacterized protein LOC125942720, whose translation is MPWTREPLTVVGGSSVHPAGTVCLKITVGPITALVEAAVITNNVLPVILGEDWFCASNTRLLFEPPNPAKIHHLASGTVIQAHQKLYPRASCAVILRQSFLAQCTEVPCSGGLQEAPLPGMEPLWKPLCKSLPEQATVAPEGTVAITIHPDLPPVFAAKDLSEMQQVALATALSDHHLTFARDEDDIGHFQGVEHCIDLVPDAVPYSRSPCRLACLFALLVLYFFFFFSSCVSSNRSLLSVLRKASPENQPSWVTKLEEAAFAVNTTLDTSTGFSPFELLYGYIPRLPAERYQPVSNSSLKDGSLDVQAHRTEAMANCEEAQDRRKNFYDGMHCPHTVSVGDFVWIRHQQPVLKGLEKLSPRFRSIYCLAERLTPATFRAIQVSSPSTRHSAQPRTVHVSQLKRYVPPLPGEVPGRHSVNFVVVL